The following are from one region of the Falco biarmicus isolate bFalBia1 chromosome 1, bFalBia1.pri, whole genome shotgun sequence genome:
- the ANXA5 gene encoding annexin A5 gives MAKYTRGTVTAFSPFDARADAEALRKAMKGMGTDEETVLKILTSRNNAQRQEIASAFKTLFGRDLVDDLKSELTGKFETLMVSLMRPTYIFDAHALKHAIKGAGTNEKVLTEILASRTPAEVQSIKQVYLQEYEANLEDKITGETSGYFQRLLVVLLQANRDPDGRVDEGLVEQDAQVLFRAGELKWGTDEEKFITILGTRSVSHLRKVFDKYMTISGFQIEETIDRETSGDLEKLLLAVVKCIRSVPAYFAETLYYSMKGAGTDDDTLIRVMVSRSEIDLWDIRQEFRKNFAKSLYQMIQKDTSGDYRKALLLLCGGNDE, from the exons ATGGCGAAG TACACGAGAGGCACCGTGACAGCCTTCTCTCCTTTTGATGCCAGAGCTGATGCAGAAGCTCTTCGTAAGGCCATGAAAGGAATGG GGACTGATGAAGAAACTGTTCTGAAGATCCTTACCAGCAGAAACAATGCTCAGCGTCAAGAAAttgcatctgcttttaaaaccttATTTGGCAgg GATCTTGTAGATGACCTGAAATCAGAACTTACCGGCAAATTTGAAACATTGATGGTATCTTTGATGAGACCAACATATATTTTTGATGCTCATGCACTGAAGCATGCCATCAAG ggagcaggaacCAATGAGAAAGTGTTGACTGAAATTCTTGCCTCCAGAACACCTGCGGAAGTGCAGAGTATTAAACAGGTTTATCTGCAAG AATATGAGGCCAACTTGGAGGATAAGATCACAGGAGAAACATCAGGCTATTTTCAGAGACTGCTGGTGGTCCTGTTGCAG GCAAACAGAGATCCTGATGGCAGAGTTGATGAGGGTCTTGTTGAGCAGGATGCACAG gttttgtttagAGCTGGGgagctgaaatggggaacagatgaagaaaagttCATCACCATCTTGGGAACCCGAAGTGTTTCCCATTTAAGGAAGG tgtttGACAAATACATGACTATTTCCGGCTTTCAAATTGAAGAGACCATTGATCGTGAAACCTCTGGTGATTTGGAGAAGCTGCTTTTGGCAGTTG tgaaatgcatCCGAAGCGTGCCTGCCTATTTTGCTGAGACTCTGTATTATTCCATGAAG gGGGCTGGCACTGATGACGATACCCTGATCAGAGTCATGGTTTCAAGAAGTGAAATTGATCTATGGGATATTAGACAAGAATTCAGAAAGAATTTTGCAAAATCATTGTATCAAATGATTCAg AAAGATACGTCTGGGGACTACAGGAAAGCACTCCTGCTCCTCTGTGGTGGAAATGATGAGTAA